The Bombus pascuorum chromosome 9, iyBomPasc1.1, whole genome shotgun sequence genome has a window encoding:
- the LOC132910906 gene encoding proteoglycan 4-like isoform X5 has protein sequence MPANKGNLSTPHKEKPGNGLTTGASKKKKRCTVKHKRHCKQYLQLHSEYRSTYTWHEYTGPHQEHTVVRRAPQPPPTSTKQPSAKLQSAKSTEDENNEGPTLEPPLPRRKKCPELAYKTHEFMTAADGGGIDAVDSNVVADKVREVTTQSGLPPSQLSKAISRISTEYRLQFAWPRRPQLTNGETMAPEVLAAGLPAGPAPVHKKRPGDVDHKRDGKWNISTNFFSSDPTCVCFPRRLEPFQVAKRMQASELEPLVGGTGADTIDGVVPEGDEREEDMPDLKIAFRGKKSGRTVRISDDKGPSKPQKKPFPTSDVIELRRLADEYKHRDWGCGLAAEDEASLWKRVSSNHALNALSLARSVTKEEKEKENTRKVAPVAATMTMPPAGRPSSVQARPVHGILHDDFKVDPERAIARARKDFLIRHHLDRTTGVEKPCSPFPSGDGALLPSPTREKLEPVIPRRREETKEHREEIQPKTKSSPKNSPRTGRSQSLGPTVTERRSPKRQPPRAPSVTKDAKEKEKEPKDKEKEQREKGSEPERHPRPITGPGRVRWSIREPSTVSSAGSSISVPPLPPPPSGPGPTPFYRRSPQVHRKSFLATTAPPYRPLHHAKPSTTTTSTTTITTTTTTTTTTTTTTTNTTSTSVKPPVKHSVHTSVHHPPTSSAAAAARPDRVKDISRSHQGPNEAKTGRDQTAAAAAAAAVADPSKSSSDSRYASNQAATAAQPMTAEPQVNGDVTGGDSSVASTPPSQTQSQPPVSATTASPWIDDEPVVKSPPEPTRVKSPEQMIMRSPEPVNWTVPLDTGKTFTVTQNVREEPLTRPHSEAKSWAPSSVPSAPQSAPPELAAQHKSQHSQHSGYKSPESESVSIGSFSGLNGHKDMDSERDSPLPSNVQAGGTTALDENETDGTEEEPKEQQRSEPSIKPVSGTSLRCLEDPSFEYDRKKEAGQPATTTTMTTPLSSTVPQQGYRILEAESPQGGTTEGGGGGGGSMGGLGSSSGGGYHVLEAPTVVPGSAQRSAASEVLEKARNRFDKFWGKGSSSEN, from the exons CAGCTCCATTCAGAGTATAGGAGCACGTACACATGGCACGAGTACACTGGGCCGCATCAGGAGCATACGGTCGTTCGTCGAGCTCCGCAACCACCGCCGACGTCGA CGAAGCAACCGAGCGCGAAGCTACAATCGGCCAAGTCAACCGAGGATGAGAACAACGAAG GACCCACTTTGGAACCACCATTGCCACGGCGAAAGAAATGCCCGGAGCTCGCGTACAAAACGCACGAATTCATGACGGCAGCCGATGGGGGAGGCATCGACGCCGTCGATTCGAACGTTGTAGCTGACAAAGTTCGA GAAGTTACAACGCAGTCAGGTTTGCCACCGAGTCAACTGAGCAAAGCGATTTCGCGGATCAGCACCGAGTATCGGCTGCAGTTCGCCTGGCCTAGAAGACCTCAACTGACGAATGGCGAGACAATGGCGCCGGAGGTGTTGGCCGCTGGACTTCCTGCAG GACCTGCCCCGGTTCACAAGAAACGACCCGGTGATGTCGATCATAAGCGCGATGGTAAATGGAACATCTCGACAAATTTTTTCTCCTCCGATCCAACTTGCGTTTGCTTTCCAAGGCGTCTTGAACCATTTCAAGTAGCAAAAA GGATGCAAGCGTCGGAGTTGGAGCCGCTGGTCGGAGGAACCGGGGCCGACACCATCGACGGAGTGGTGCCCGAGGGCGACGAGCGCGAGGAGGATATGCCGGACTTGAAAATAGCTTTCAG GGGTAAAAAGTCAGGTAGGACCGTAAGGATATCGGATGATAAAGGGCCGAGCAAACCGCAGAAGAAACCGTTTCCTACGTCTGATGTCATCGAGCTTAGACGACTCGCTGACGAGTACAAG CATCGCGACTGGGGTTGCGGTCTGGCAGCAGAGGACGAGGCTTCGCTGTGGAAACGAGTCTCCAGTAACCACGCTCTCAACGCGCTGTCCCTTGCCAG GTCAGTgacgaaggaagagaaagaaaaggagaacaCGAGGAAGGTCGCCCCCGTTGCCGCCACGATGACCATGCCCCCTGCTGGTCGACCATCATCGGTACAAGCTAGACCCGTTCACGGAATTTTGCATGACGATTTTAAAGTG GACCCGGAAAGAGCCATTGCTCGCGCAAGGAAAGATTTCTTGATCCGCCATCATTTGGATCGTACAACTGGCGTGG aaaaacccTGTTCTCCTTTCCCGTCAGGTGACGGTGCACTACTTCCCTCTCCAACGAGAGAGAAGTTGGAGCCCGTGATACCACGACGTCGAGAGGAAACGAAAGAGCACCGCGAAGAGATTCAGCCTAAGACCAAGTCCAGTCCTAAGAACAGTCCAAGAACCGGTCGTTCTCAGAGTCTTGGTCCTACCGTGACTGAACGTCGTTCACCTAAACGTCAACCACCGCGTGCACCGTCCGTCACTAAAGACGCCAAG gagaaagaaaaggagccGAAGGACAAGGAGAAAGAGCAAAGGGAAAAGGGCAGTGAGCCTGAAAGGCACCCACGACCGA TCACGGGCCCTGGCCGCGTGCGTTGGAGCATACGGGAACCGTCGACGGTTTCCTCGGCGGGTTCGTCGATCAGCGTGCCGCCATTACCGCCACCACCCTCGGGCCCAGGGCCTACTCCGTTCTACAGGAGGTCCCCGCAGGTCCATCGGAAAT CCTTCCTCGCAACCACCGCTCCCCCCTATCGCCCTCTTCATCACGCGAAACCCTCGACCACTACCACAAGTACCACCACAATTACCACTACTACCACAACCACCACTACCACAACTACCACTACCACAAACACGACAAGTACAAGCGTAAAACCCCCGGTAAAGCATTCGGTTCATACGAGTGTCCATCACCCACCTACGTCGAGCGCTGCTGCTGCGGCCAGGCCGGACCGTGTTAAAGATATAAGCCGGTCCCACCAAGGTCCGAACGAGGCAAAAACGGGCCGCGACCAGACAGCTGCGGCTGCGGCCGCAGCCGCCGTCGCCGATCCATCCAAATCATCCTCCGATAGTCGATACGCGTCAAACCAAGCCGCTACTGCCGCCCAACCTA TGACGGCAGAACCGCAAGTGAACGGGGACGTGACCGGAGGAGATTCGAGCGTCGCGTCGACGCCGCCGTCACAGACGCAGTCGCAGCCGCCCGTTTCGGCCACCACCGCAAGCCCGTGGATCGACGACGAGCCGGTAGTGAAAAGCCCGCCAGAACCGACAAGGGTAAAGTCTCCGGAGCAGATGATCATGCGCTCCCCGGAACCGGTCAACTGGACGGTGCCATTGGACACCGGGAAAACATTCACTGTCACTCAAAACGTCAGAGAAG AACCTTTGACGCGTCCGCATAGCGAAGCGAAGAGCTGGGCACCTTCGTCGGTTCCGTCGGCCCCTCAATCTGCACCACCTGAATTGGCGGCACAGCACAAATCGCAGCATTCCCAGCATTCCGGATATAAGTCACCAGAAAGCGAAAGCGTTTCTATCGGTAGCTTTAGCGGCTTGAACGGGCACAAGGACATGGATTCCGAAAGGGATAGTCCATTGCCTTCGAACGTTCAGGCTGGCGGCACCACCGCACTCGATGAAAAT GAAACAGACGGTACCGAGGAAGAACCCAAGGAACAACAGAGATCGGAGCCATCGATAAAACCTGTGTCTGGGACGAGTTTAAGATGCCTAGAGGATCCGAGTTTCGAATacgatagaaagaaagaagctgGTCAACCcgcgacgacgacaacgatgaCGACACCGTTATCGTCTACGGTTCCTCAGCAAGGTTATCGTATTCTAGAAGCTGAATCGCCTCAGGGTGGTACCACCGAAGGCGGTGGTGGCGGTGGAGGTAGCATGGGTGGGTTAGGAAGTAGCAGCGGTGGTGGTTATCACGTACTGGAAGCACCAACGGTGGTTCCAGGCTCCGCACAACGTTCTGCAGCGAGCGAGGTGTTGGAAAAGGCGCGAAATCGCTTCGATAAATTCTGGGGGAAGGGCAGCAGCTCGGAAAATTAG
- the LOC132910906 gene encoding mucin-5AC-like isoform X1, protein MPANKGNLSTPHKEKPGNGLTTGASKKKKRCTVKHKRHCKQYLQLHSEYRSTYTWHEYTGPHQEHTVVRRAPQPPPTSTKQPSAKLQSAKSTEDENNEGPTLEPPLPRRKKCPELAYKTHEFMTAADGGGIDAVDSNVVADKVREVTTQSGLPPSQLSKAISRISTEYRLQFAWPRRPQLTNGETMAPEVLAAGLPAGTTGPPRKSLSMGALKQGIAPTGPAPVHKKRPGDVDHKRDGKWNISTNFFSSDPTCVCFPRRLEPFQVAKRMQASELEPLVGGTGADTIDGVVPEGDEREEDMPDLKIAFRGKKSGRTVRISDDKGPSKPQKKPFPTSDVIELRRLADEYKHRDWGCGLAAEDEASLWKRVSSNHALNALSLARSVTKEEKEKENTRKVAPVAATMTMPPAGRPSSVQARPVHGILHDDFKVDPERAIARARKDFLIRHHLDRTTGVEKPCSPFPSGDGALLPSPTREKLEPVIPRRREETKEHREEIQPKTKSSPKNSPRTGRSQSLGPTVTERRSPKRQPPRAPSVTKDAKEKEKEPKDKEKEQREKGSEPERHPRPITGPGRVRWSIREPSTVSSAGSSISVPPLPPPPSGPGPTPFYRRSPQVHRKSFLATTAPPYRPLHHAKPSTTTTSTTTITTTTTTTTTTTTTTTNTTSTSVKPPVKHSVHTSVHHPPTSSAAAAARPDRVKDISRSHQGPNEAKTGRDQTAAAAAAAAVADPSKSSSDSRYASNQAATAAQPMTAEPQVNGDVTGGDSSVASTPPSQTQSQPPVSATTASPWIDDEPVVKSPPEPTRVKSPEQMIMRSPEPVNWTVPLDTGKTFTVTQNVREEPLTRPHSEAKSWAPSSVPSAPQSAPPELAAQHKSQHSQHSGYKSPESESVSIGSFSGLNGHKDMDSERDSPLPSNVQAGGTTALDENETDGTEEEPKEQQRSEPSIKPVSGTSLRCLEDPSFEYDRKKEAGQPATTTTMTTPLSSTVPQQGYRILEAESPQGGTTEGGGGGGGSMGGLGSSSGGGYHVLEAPTVVPGSAQRSAASEVLEKARNRFDKFWGKGSSSEN, encoded by the exons CAGCTCCATTCAGAGTATAGGAGCACGTACACATGGCACGAGTACACTGGGCCGCATCAGGAGCATACGGTCGTTCGTCGAGCTCCGCAACCACCGCCGACGTCGA CGAAGCAACCGAGCGCGAAGCTACAATCGGCCAAGTCAACCGAGGATGAGAACAACGAAG GACCCACTTTGGAACCACCATTGCCACGGCGAAAGAAATGCCCGGAGCTCGCGTACAAAACGCACGAATTCATGACGGCAGCCGATGGGGGAGGCATCGACGCCGTCGATTCGAACGTTGTAGCTGACAAAGTTCGA GAAGTTACAACGCAGTCAGGTTTGCCACCGAGTCAACTGAGCAAAGCGATTTCGCGGATCAGCACCGAGTATCGGCTGCAGTTCGCCTGGCCTAGAAGACCTCAACTGACGAATGGCGAGACAATGGCGCCGGAGGTGTTGGCCGCTGGACTTCCTGCAGGTACGACAGGCCCACCTAGAAAATCTCTCAGCATGGGAGCTCTTAAGCAGGGTATCGCCCCTACAGGACCTGCCCCGGTTCACAAGAAACGACCCGGTGATGTCGATCATAAGCGCGATGGTAAATGGAACATCTCGACAAATTTTTTCTCCTCCGATCCAACTTGCGTTTGCTTTCCAAGGCGTCTTGAACCATTTCAAGTAGCAAAAA GGATGCAAGCGTCGGAGTTGGAGCCGCTGGTCGGAGGAACCGGGGCCGACACCATCGACGGAGTGGTGCCCGAGGGCGACGAGCGCGAGGAGGATATGCCGGACTTGAAAATAGCTTTCAG GGGTAAAAAGTCAGGTAGGACCGTAAGGATATCGGATGATAAAGGGCCGAGCAAACCGCAGAAGAAACCGTTTCCTACGTCTGATGTCATCGAGCTTAGACGACTCGCTGACGAGTACAAG CATCGCGACTGGGGTTGCGGTCTGGCAGCAGAGGACGAGGCTTCGCTGTGGAAACGAGTCTCCAGTAACCACGCTCTCAACGCGCTGTCCCTTGCCAG GTCAGTgacgaaggaagagaaagaaaaggagaacaCGAGGAAGGTCGCCCCCGTTGCCGCCACGATGACCATGCCCCCTGCTGGTCGACCATCATCGGTACAAGCTAGACCCGTTCACGGAATTTTGCATGACGATTTTAAAGTG GACCCGGAAAGAGCCATTGCTCGCGCAAGGAAAGATTTCTTGATCCGCCATCATTTGGATCGTACAACTGGCGTGG aaaaacccTGTTCTCCTTTCCCGTCAGGTGACGGTGCACTACTTCCCTCTCCAACGAGAGAGAAGTTGGAGCCCGTGATACCACGACGTCGAGAGGAAACGAAAGAGCACCGCGAAGAGATTCAGCCTAAGACCAAGTCCAGTCCTAAGAACAGTCCAAGAACCGGTCGTTCTCAGAGTCTTGGTCCTACCGTGACTGAACGTCGTTCACCTAAACGTCAACCACCGCGTGCACCGTCCGTCACTAAAGACGCCAAG gagaaagaaaaggagccGAAGGACAAGGAGAAAGAGCAAAGGGAAAAGGGCAGTGAGCCTGAAAGGCACCCACGACCGA TCACGGGCCCTGGCCGCGTGCGTTGGAGCATACGGGAACCGTCGACGGTTTCCTCGGCGGGTTCGTCGATCAGCGTGCCGCCATTACCGCCACCACCCTCGGGCCCAGGGCCTACTCCGTTCTACAGGAGGTCCCCGCAGGTCCATCGGAAAT CCTTCCTCGCAACCACCGCTCCCCCCTATCGCCCTCTTCATCACGCGAAACCCTCGACCACTACCACAAGTACCACCACAATTACCACTACTACCACAACCACCACTACCACAACTACCACTACCACAAACACGACAAGTACAAGCGTAAAACCCCCGGTAAAGCATTCGGTTCATACGAGTGTCCATCACCCACCTACGTCGAGCGCTGCTGCTGCGGCCAGGCCGGACCGTGTTAAAGATATAAGCCGGTCCCACCAAGGTCCGAACGAGGCAAAAACGGGCCGCGACCAGACAGCTGCGGCTGCGGCCGCAGCCGCCGTCGCCGATCCATCCAAATCATCCTCCGATAGTCGATACGCGTCAAACCAAGCCGCTACTGCCGCCCAACCTA TGACGGCAGAACCGCAAGTGAACGGGGACGTGACCGGAGGAGATTCGAGCGTCGCGTCGACGCCGCCGTCACAGACGCAGTCGCAGCCGCCCGTTTCGGCCACCACCGCAAGCCCGTGGATCGACGACGAGCCGGTAGTGAAAAGCCCGCCAGAACCGACAAGGGTAAAGTCTCCGGAGCAGATGATCATGCGCTCCCCGGAACCGGTCAACTGGACGGTGCCATTGGACACCGGGAAAACATTCACTGTCACTCAAAACGTCAGAGAAG AACCTTTGACGCGTCCGCATAGCGAAGCGAAGAGCTGGGCACCTTCGTCGGTTCCGTCGGCCCCTCAATCTGCACCACCTGAATTGGCGGCACAGCACAAATCGCAGCATTCCCAGCATTCCGGATATAAGTCACCAGAAAGCGAAAGCGTTTCTATCGGTAGCTTTAGCGGCTTGAACGGGCACAAGGACATGGATTCCGAAAGGGATAGTCCATTGCCTTCGAACGTTCAGGCTGGCGGCACCACCGCACTCGATGAAAAT GAAACAGACGGTACCGAGGAAGAACCCAAGGAACAACAGAGATCGGAGCCATCGATAAAACCTGTGTCTGGGACGAGTTTAAGATGCCTAGAGGATCCGAGTTTCGAATacgatagaaagaaagaagctgGTCAACCcgcgacgacgacaacgatgaCGACACCGTTATCGTCTACGGTTCCTCAGCAAGGTTATCGTATTCTAGAAGCTGAATCGCCTCAGGGTGGTACCACCGAAGGCGGTGGTGGCGGTGGAGGTAGCATGGGTGGGTTAGGAAGTAGCAGCGGTGGTGGTTATCACGTACTGGAAGCACCAACGGTGGTTCCAGGCTCCGCACAACGTTCTGCAGCGAGCGAGGTGTTGGAAAAGGCGCGAAATCGCTTCGATAAATTCTGGGGGAAGGGCAGCAGCTCGGAAAATTAG
- the LOC132910906 gene encoding proteoglycan 4-like isoform X13, protein MPANKGNLSTPHKEKPGNGLTTGASKKKKRCTVKHKRHCKQYLQLHSEYRSTYTWHEYTGPHQEHTVVRRAPQPPPTSTKQPSAKLQSAKSTEDENNEGPTLEPPLPRRKKCPELAYKTHEFMTAADGGGIDAVDSNVVADKVREVTTQSGLPPSQLSKAISRISTEYRLQFAWPRRPQLTNGETMAPEVLAAGLPAGMQASELEPLVGGTGADTIDGVVPEGDEREEDMPDLKIAFRGKKSGRTVRISDDKGPSKPQKKPFPTSDVIELRRLADEYKHRDWGCGLAAEDEASLWKRVSSNHALNALSLARSVTKEEKEKENTRKVAPVAATMTMPPAGRPSSVQARPVHGILHDDFKVDPERAIARARKDFLIRHHLDRTTGVEKPCSPFPSGDGALLPSPTREKLEPVIPRRREETKEHREEIQPKTKSSPKNSPRTGRSQSLGPTVTERRSPKRQPPRAPSVTKDAKEKEKEPKDKEKEQREKGSEPERHPRPITGPGRVRWSIREPSTVSSAGSSISVPPLPPPPSGPGPTPFYRRSPQVHRKSFLATTAPPYRPLHHAKPSTTTTSTTTITTTTTTTTTTTTTTTNTTSTSVKPPVKHSVHTSVHHPPTSSAAAAARPDRVKDISRSHQGPNEAKTGRDQTAAAAAAAAVADPSKSSSDSRYASNQAATAAQPMTAEPQVNGDVTGGDSSVASTPPSQTQSQPPVSATTASPWIDDEPVVKSPPEPTRVKSPEQMIMRSPEPVNWTVPLDTGKTFTVTQNVREEPLTRPHSEAKSWAPSSVPSAPQSAPPELAAQHKSQHSQHSGYKSPESESVSIGSFSGLNGHKDMDSERDSPLPSNVQAGGTTALDENETDGTEEEPKEQQRSEPSIKPVSGTSLRCLEDPSFEYDRKKEAGQPATTTTMTTPLSSTVPQQGYRILEAESPQGGTTEGGGGGGGSMGGLGSSSGGGYHVLEAPTVVPGSAQRSAASEVLEKARNRFDKFWGKGSSSEN, encoded by the exons CAGCTCCATTCAGAGTATAGGAGCACGTACACATGGCACGAGTACACTGGGCCGCATCAGGAGCATACGGTCGTTCGTCGAGCTCCGCAACCACCGCCGACGTCGA CGAAGCAACCGAGCGCGAAGCTACAATCGGCCAAGTCAACCGAGGATGAGAACAACGAAG GACCCACTTTGGAACCACCATTGCCACGGCGAAAGAAATGCCCGGAGCTCGCGTACAAAACGCACGAATTCATGACGGCAGCCGATGGGGGAGGCATCGACGCCGTCGATTCGAACGTTGTAGCTGACAAAGTTCGA GAAGTTACAACGCAGTCAGGTTTGCCACCGAGTCAACTGAGCAAAGCGATTTCGCGGATCAGCACCGAGTATCGGCTGCAGTTCGCCTGGCCTAGAAGACCTCAACTGACGAATGGCGAGACAATGGCGCCGGAGGTGTTGGCCGCTGGACTTCCTGCAG GGATGCAAGCGTCGGAGTTGGAGCCGCTGGTCGGAGGAACCGGGGCCGACACCATCGACGGAGTGGTGCCCGAGGGCGACGAGCGCGAGGAGGATATGCCGGACTTGAAAATAGCTTTCAG GGGTAAAAAGTCAGGTAGGACCGTAAGGATATCGGATGATAAAGGGCCGAGCAAACCGCAGAAGAAACCGTTTCCTACGTCTGATGTCATCGAGCTTAGACGACTCGCTGACGAGTACAAG CATCGCGACTGGGGTTGCGGTCTGGCAGCAGAGGACGAGGCTTCGCTGTGGAAACGAGTCTCCAGTAACCACGCTCTCAACGCGCTGTCCCTTGCCAG GTCAGTgacgaaggaagagaaagaaaaggagaacaCGAGGAAGGTCGCCCCCGTTGCCGCCACGATGACCATGCCCCCTGCTGGTCGACCATCATCGGTACAAGCTAGACCCGTTCACGGAATTTTGCATGACGATTTTAAAGTG GACCCGGAAAGAGCCATTGCTCGCGCAAGGAAAGATTTCTTGATCCGCCATCATTTGGATCGTACAACTGGCGTGG aaaaacccTGTTCTCCTTTCCCGTCAGGTGACGGTGCACTACTTCCCTCTCCAACGAGAGAGAAGTTGGAGCCCGTGATACCACGACGTCGAGAGGAAACGAAAGAGCACCGCGAAGAGATTCAGCCTAAGACCAAGTCCAGTCCTAAGAACAGTCCAAGAACCGGTCGTTCTCAGAGTCTTGGTCCTACCGTGACTGAACGTCGTTCACCTAAACGTCAACCACCGCGTGCACCGTCCGTCACTAAAGACGCCAAG gagaaagaaaaggagccGAAGGACAAGGAGAAAGAGCAAAGGGAAAAGGGCAGTGAGCCTGAAAGGCACCCACGACCGA TCACGGGCCCTGGCCGCGTGCGTTGGAGCATACGGGAACCGTCGACGGTTTCCTCGGCGGGTTCGTCGATCAGCGTGCCGCCATTACCGCCACCACCCTCGGGCCCAGGGCCTACTCCGTTCTACAGGAGGTCCCCGCAGGTCCATCGGAAAT CCTTCCTCGCAACCACCGCTCCCCCCTATCGCCCTCTTCATCACGCGAAACCCTCGACCACTACCACAAGTACCACCACAATTACCACTACTACCACAACCACCACTACCACAACTACCACTACCACAAACACGACAAGTACAAGCGTAAAACCCCCGGTAAAGCATTCGGTTCATACGAGTGTCCATCACCCACCTACGTCGAGCGCTGCTGCTGCGGCCAGGCCGGACCGTGTTAAAGATATAAGCCGGTCCCACCAAGGTCCGAACGAGGCAAAAACGGGCCGCGACCAGACAGCTGCGGCTGCGGCCGCAGCCGCCGTCGCCGATCCATCCAAATCATCCTCCGATAGTCGATACGCGTCAAACCAAGCCGCTACTGCCGCCCAACCTA TGACGGCAGAACCGCAAGTGAACGGGGACGTGACCGGAGGAGATTCGAGCGTCGCGTCGACGCCGCCGTCACAGACGCAGTCGCAGCCGCCCGTTTCGGCCACCACCGCAAGCCCGTGGATCGACGACGAGCCGGTAGTGAAAAGCCCGCCAGAACCGACAAGGGTAAAGTCTCCGGAGCAGATGATCATGCGCTCCCCGGAACCGGTCAACTGGACGGTGCCATTGGACACCGGGAAAACATTCACTGTCACTCAAAACGTCAGAGAAG AACCTTTGACGCGTCCGCATAGCGAAGCGAAGAGCTGGGCACCTTCGTCGGTTCCGTCGGCCCCTCAATCTGCACCACCTGAATTGGCGGCACAGCACAAATCGCAGCATTCCCAGCATTCCGGATATAAGTCACCAGAAAGCGAAAGCGTTTCTATCGGTAGCTTTAGCGGCTTGAACGGGCACAAGGACATGGATTCCGAAAGGGATAGTCCATTGCCTTCGAACGTTCAGGCTGGCGGCACCACCGCACTCGATGAAAAT GAAACAGACGGTACCGAGGAAGAACCCAAGGAACAACAGAGATCGGAGCCATCGATAAAACCTGTGTCTGGGACGAGTTTAAGATGCCTAGAGGATCCGAGTTTCGAATacgatagaaagaaagaagctgGTCAACCcgcgacgacgacaacgatgaCGACACCGTTATCGTCTACGGTTCCTCAGCAAGGTTATCGTATTCTAGAAGCTGAATCGCCTCAGGGTGGTACCACCGAAGGCGGTGGTGGCGGTGGAGGTAGCATGGGTGGGTTAGGAAGTAGCAGCGGTGGTGGTTATCACGTACTGGAAGCACCAACGGTGGTTCCAGGCTCCGCACAACGTTCTGCAGCGAGCGAGGTGTTGGAAAAGGCGCGAAATCGCTTCGATAAATTCTGGGGGAAGGGCAGCAGCTCGGAAAATTAG